A genomic window from Amia ocellicauda isolate fAmiCal2 chromosome 15, fAmiCal2.hap1, whole genome shotgun sequence includes:
- the notchl gene encoding neurogenic locus notch homolog protein 1, with protein MLVRLGLRLLLLWTKLALCEDPWAQCAASLGCRSKFADGVCHQQCEEPECLRDGFDCLAKTAACEPQYEQYCQHHYGNTHCDHGCSSAPCGWDGSDCVQNRTPAWAQGTLLVLTPLPASAWAPQGPPRLPPLLWALSLPLRTTLQLRGVVPFDPSRDLSTADPQQLSQSATLRPQGGAGEVNGSVLLLQIDNRPCSQLPTSCFPSALLAAHFLHALMTSHKPPRLPAEVLAVMGVREELGKRGSEGEREAEVKTGGGRRAAPPPGRPAWLWVVVGVATGLAVAAVAGAAVVAAMRLRRRRGPGGPQAEPWTQHTPHRPRERGAPGRTPGEERRSDGEWKKRGKDAGRKRREPLGEDAMRLRPLKHEVDCGSDGDITQSSLEEAGLVDRKWSLRQEDDSICDHRPQEHKHFQVMAGGQQSPVWEGNSSSRLRSGTSHWCGPDGSLVLIRAVRSGLDRVAVELLRAGVPVNNTDHTGRSALHWACAVNHLSLARALLRYGASANQQDHKGETPLFLAAQHGCYDTARLLLLQGANQELADRRGRRPLEAAREGLHHQLLELLLAHRAQGRYVPFPVASETAWEDRAFPQCPWTGAAPPGLSGRSASFSGVISHRASPQYPPHLLQPPSDRLAGRSGRVSPQPSQSATALVSPRILGRQARPISTLQEVTSEAEEEEEPAREQEVARAATPHLLSPSTQQPTPRPRSFSCTQHALRHHPPASSGQSQSPSVKAAAETVDAGGLGPAHTELGQSQEGSGPDALSNSQSEGETEGERNCKHLRRKQKLTESPDTVQTVL; from the exons accCCTGGGCACAGTGCGCAGCGTCTCTGGGCTGCAGGTCAAAGTTTGCGGACGGGGTATGTCACCAACAATGTGAGGAGCCAGAGTGTCTGAGGGACGGGTTCGACTGCCTGGCCAAGACAGCAGCCTGCGA GCCTCAGTATGAGCAGTACTGTCAGCACCACTATGGTAACACCCACTGCGATCATGGCTGCTCCAGTGCCCCGTGTGGGTGGGACGGCAGTGACTGTGTACAGAACCGCACCCCTGCCTGGGCCCAGGGCACCCTGCTGGTCCTGACGCCGCTCCCCGCATCCGCCTGGGCCCCCCAAGGCCCTCCCCGCCTGCCCCCTCTGCTGTGGGCCCTGTCTCTGCCCCTGCGCACCACCCTGCAGCTCCGCGGGGTCGTGCCCTTTGACCCCAGCCGTGACCTCTCCACCGCCGACCCACAGCAGCTGTCACAGTCTGCCACGCTGCGGCCACAGGGGGGTGCCGGAGAAGTCAACGG atcagTGCTGTTGCTGCAGATTGATAACCGACCCTGCTCTCAGCTCCCGACTTCCTGTTTCCCCTCTGCCCTCCTCGCCGCCCACTTCCTGCATGCGCTGATGACATCACACAAACCACCCCGCCTCCCTGCGGAAGTCCTGGCTGTGATGGGAGTGCGGGAGGAGCTGGGGaagagagggagcgagggagagagagaggcggagGTGAAGactggaggagggaggagag CCGCCCCCCCACCGGGCCGCCCCGCCTGGCTGTGGGTGGTGGTCGGCGTGGCGACGGGGCTGGCGGTCGCTGCGGTGGCGGGGGCAGCGGTCGTCGCGGCGATGAGGCTGAGGCGGAGGCGGGGGCCCGGGGGGCCGCAGGCCGAGCCCTGGACACAGCACACGCCACACAGGCCCCGCGAGAGAGGGGCCCCGGGGAGGACGCCGGGCGAGGAGCGCAGGAGCGATGGGGAGTGGAAGAAGAGAGGCAAGGATGCGGGGCGGAAGAGACGAGAGCCGCTGGGGGAGGACGCCATGCGCCTGCG tccTCTGAAACACGAAGTGGACTGTGGGAGTGATGGGGACATTACCCAGAGTTCCCTGGAGGAGGCGGGGCTTGTGGACAGGAAGTGGTCACTCCGGCAGGAAGATGACTCCATCTGCGATCACCGACCCCAGGAGCACAAGCACTTCCAGGTCATGGCTGGAGGACAACAATCCCctg TGTGGGAGGGGAACTCCAGCAGTCGGCTACGCTCTGGCACCAGTCAT TGGTGCGGTCCGGACGGGTCGCTGGTTCTGATCCGGGCAGTGCGGAGTGGGCTGGACCGTGTTGCTGTGGAGCTGCTGAGAGCAGGAGTACCGGTCAACAACACAGACCACACTG gccGCTCGGCGCTGCACTGGGCGTGTGCAGTGAATCACCTGTCTCTGGCCCGGGCTCTACTGCGCTACGGAGCCAGCGCCAACCAGCAGGACCACAAG GGTGAGACGCCCCTCTTCCTGGCAGCTCAGCACGGCTGCTATGACACGGCCCGGCTCCTTCTCCTGCAGGGAGCCAATCAGGAGCTGGCAGACCGCCGAGGCCGTCGCCCCCTGGAGGCGGCCCGCGAGGGATTGCATCACCAGCTGCTGGAGCTGCTATTGGCCCACCGCGCCCAGGGCAGATACGTGCCCTTCCCTGTGGCCTCGGAGACAGCCTGGGAGGACCGTGCCTTCCCACAGTGCCCCTGGACTGGTGCTGCACCCCCCGGCCTTTCAGGGCGGAGTGCTTCATTTTCGGGGGTCATAAGTCATCGGGCGTCACCTCAATATCCCCCACACCTCCTCCAACCGCCAAG TGATAGGCTAGCAGGCAGAAGTGGGAGGGTCTCTCCGCAGCCCAGCCAATCAGCGACGGCCCTGGTCTCGCCCAGAATCCTAGGCCGCCAAGCCCGGCCAATCAGCACCTTGCAGGAAGTCACCTCAGaggcagaggaagaggaggagccgGCGCGAGAGCAGGAAGTGGCCCGGGCAGCCACTCCCCACCTCCTGTCCCCCAGCACCCAGCAGCCCACACCCAGACCGCGCTCCTTCTCCTGcacccagcatgcactgcggcACCACCCCCCCGCCTCCAGCGGCCAATCACAGAGCCCCTCAGTCAAGGCAGCCGCGGAGACTGTAGACGCAGGTGGCCTGGGACCCGCCCACACAGAGCTTGGCCAATCACAGGAGGGCTCAGGTCCTGATGCTCTCAGCAACAGCCAATCGGAGGGGGAgacggagggagagaggaactGTAAACACCTGAGAAGGAAACAGAAGCTGACTGAGAGTCCAGACACTGTCCAGACCGTACTGTAG